The region tatattataaagcttgaaaatttcttacttactttttatattaattgtgattttaaaaaggagctcaatcaacatatttctgagagccacacatatgtcaaagagctgcatgtggcttacAAGCTATGGTTTGGTTACCCCTGGTATGTGCTATAAATCCCTGATTTTATACCACCTAGTTTTCTTTGAGACATGAGTGCAACATTCATCCCTTTGTGTGGCCTACTGTCAAGTTCTCTTGTCATAAATACCATATTTTCCTTACCTCTAAGTTAACAACTGAGGAGCTGCAGAATATTCTTCTGGGACTTTAACTGAAGACCTGCTGTGAAATTTATATGGATAGCTGTTTCTGTTAAGCAGAAACCATTAGCTATATAGAACATGTGTAGTATTTGAATGTATATGCTATATGGCAGGCTTCAGATGGTTTCAGACTTGCTATACAGTAATTACCTACATATGCCTTTGTCATTAAGTCTCAAGtattttcctctttctcctttcttttgTTAAAGGTGGATGGCAGAGCAGAGTCTATTGACAAAAAAATTTCTAGACTTGATGCAGAACTGGTGAAGTATAAAGATCAAATGAAGAAGATGAGGGAGGGTCCTGCAAAGGTAAGATGAGTAATTCTAGGTGTGGTGATTAACACCACACTGCATTATAACTAGTTTGCTGGGATTTTAGTAGTGGCATTGAATGTTTTTCCTGAAATTCTCCCTGTATCTGAGACCTCTACTTGGTTTCAGAGAAATACCTAATGAGTGTGTCGGATATCTTGCTGGGGTAGTCTTATAAATGTACATCTCAGGTTATCCATAGTTTTGTATAGTGTTGTCTGAGTGTACCTTGATGTAATCCTTGAAACAACTCTGTAAAGTActatccccatgttgcagctcAGTACTGAGTCTGAGAAGGAACAGATTGCCTAAAGCCACCTAGTGTGTTCATTCCATAaacatttgatgaagaaaacTGAGATGGCTACAGAGGCACTGCTCATTTGGCAACTTTATTGCAATTGCGCTGTATGTGCACAATTGCCAAATGTGATAGGTGATGCTTGCAACCTGAAGTGGGTGTCATGTTGGACTTCGAGCTGGGTATTTTGGATTCAGTTCCCACCTCATTGTGCGTTGCTGGGAGGTGGTAAGAAAGTCACTATCTCTCATACTGCATTCCCAACCTGAAAATGGCAATAGTAAGTTCTCTCAAAGATTGTCATCAGTGTGAATAAAATACAGCAATGCCTCCTATACAGCTGCTTCTTATAACCCATAGCACTACTCATCCTATGTGTAATTAAAAAGTTACAATCTATAAAATAATTCAGAACTTTGCTGCAGAAAAGTATGGCTGCCTGCACTGTGCTTTCCATCAATGGGCACTGCATATTTTAGCTTGAATATTCTGTACCAGTGAGAGTGGTGTATCTTGACTAGCATAAGGCCAGGAGCTTGCTATCAGGAAAtgcttgggggagggagtggcaggGGAGGCAACCTACCCAGATGCCACCTTCAACAAGAAGGTTGAGTCCTTATGCAGTTCCTAAGGATGAGTCACAACCTGGCTGATTCTCCTGAAAGTACAGTAGCTCCTTCCACCATCTTCCACCACTGCCATGTAGGAGGAGTGACTGCAGTGATGGTATGTTATGCCTCAAGTTCTAACCTAATGCACTGGTGAATATGGTACTGTGAACACAACTACTTTAGAACAGTATTACAGATCTCCTGTGGCTCTAGTTTACACAGTACTCTGTTTTCCAGGAACAGAGTACTGTTGTGGTATTACTGTGCATCAGGGCTGTGGAGTCAGAAGCAGTTCTGGGTGGAGGTGAAGTCAGAGGGTTTGTGTACAGACTACATTCCTACTGGTTATAATAAGTTGGCATGCTATTGCATCCGTCTTCACAGTCCTGCTCAGGGTTGAGGTCAGAGTCAGAAGTTTTGTGTACTGACTCAACAGCCCTTAAACTGCTCAATGAAGGAGTGTGATGTAGTCACTGGAGTGTTAGAAAAGAAAGACCCAGGTTAAAATCCCCATTCTATTGAGAAGCTCCATGGTGGTCCTGGCCAGTTTATCTCTCTCTGCTTAACTTGTTTCACAAGATGATGTGAGAATAACTGATGCAGGGGAACAGTGTGCACTACCTTGAGCTCCATGGAAGAAGAGCAAGATAAAAAATGTAAATACTAAGCCTATAGGTTTGAGGACTTAAGTGGTTAATGGGTCACAGTGTAGTTGTGATTGACCACTTTTAAGAttcatataccacctttctgctGTTCACATCCAAAGTTGTTGACAAAAACAAATGTTTATTGTTCTTTACTAACATTTATCACTTGAGAATCTGTTAATCCTTATTTTGGCATTAACATCTGAttggcatctcttttctagaacATGGTAAAGCAGAAAGCCCTGAGAGTGTTGAAGCAAAAACGAATGTAAGTTTAAAATTCTCTTAATTTCTGTTATTGAAACTGAATACTGATTTGATTGAAGGGAGTGGAAACAGAGGTcctcagattttggatttttttagcAGCCATTGTTAGAACATTGATGCATAAATTAGAAGGTTGCAGCCACTGAGGAAACTTTTTCATGAGGTAGCAGTAGGTGGAGGTGTGCCTTGCTGGGCTAGTGTTAAAGCTCTTGGTTGAGACTGTCTCTTTCCCTACCAAACATGTGTTATAAGTAAGTGATCTGTTTGATTTAGAGCTGTTCTAGATACTTTACACTTAGTATATACCTACAGTCAATGCTAGCTTATATAAATAGAAAATATTTAACATGAAGCAAGTTCCTATCCTGCCCCTAAGAAGTGAGATTTTGCTCACTTCTCTATTCTTTGAAAATGCTGTATTCTCCAAACAACGGTTCAGGGACTTGAAAAGGTTTCAGGTTTGTCCTATTAGCATCTTGCAGTGAGTGAATAATGGCAAACTGAGCAATCGTATCCTGGCTCCCTAACAAGTGTTCAGGCTCCATAATAACTTAGTAGTTCATAGTTACACAGCACATTTTCTCAAGTGTAGGTAGGGCATTGCATAGAAAGAAGTGATGTAAAATTTTAAAATACGGATTATCCCTGTTTCTTACAACCAGAAGACACTGGATTTTTTGCTTACCAGTGAAACTGGATAAACTTTTCTTGATGGTATTAGGACAGATTTGATAGGTGTCAGATAAAATTGCTTCAGGAGTCTCATGTGTCTTGTGGGCTGCCAGTTTTCTGTCCCTGCCCTAAATCTTGTGACTGGATCTCACTATGTGGGTATAGACTTCTGGAAAGGAAAACAGATTCTGCACTAATTTGAAAAGTGGCTTAGGGTCTGAATGGCTTGGGGTCTGAATGGTACATGTTTTGGATATAGGTATGAAAACCAACGGGATAACCTTGCCCAGCAGTCTTTCAATATGGAACAAGCCAATTATACCATCCAGTCTCTGAAAGACACAAAAACAACGGTAACGCTGGTTTCCATTTCAGTTTTGACTTGTGTATTTTGTTTATGCTGTAGTGCAACTAATACCTTATCTGGTTTTGTTCAGGTTGATGCCATGAAATTGGGagtaaaagaaatgaaaaaggctTACAAGCAAGTAAAAATTGATCAGATTGAGGTTAGTAttgatcattttaaaaataatagtgTGCAATTGAGCACTATCACTCGGGCTCCACAAACTTTTGATTTAAATATTGAACTAGGTCATCTCCGTTATCTCTGTCTTCTTCTTTATCTCCTTCCTTCTGAATGGATTTTatttaccctgctaactgggcaagaggcactttttcaagtgaaggtcctcttatgtttagcaggggaagagtaactgtccatTTTCATCCCAgcccagtgtcttttctagtgactgtttgttGGTGTACTtctgcatctgtttagattgtaCATCCTtctggaacagggagccatttaattatttgctgttaactgctttgtgaacctttttttttttttttgaaatgcatTGTATAAATAACAATTTTTGTATCGGTCCTAAGGAATAATTAGTATAAGCAGTATCTGGTTTAGAATTTAAAGTAGGCTAAAGAATGCaaggagtggcaccagaatgtaggtcttttgttgtcttctgtgctccttgaggcatctggtgggccaccatgggatacaggaagctggattagatgggcctttggttggacccagtgaggctcttcttacattcttatggttTTAGTTGAATTAGTTATTTAGATCTCAATGTTGAGAAACTTTTGAGGTTAAGACTGTTCTATGGTTAAGAATGAAACACTACAGTAACTTTTAAATCTGAATTGCATACTAGGTTTTGTCATTTCAGCAGGGAAATATCCCATAATGAATTTTGAAAATAGTTGGCAAAGAGGCCTTTTTCCTATTGTCACTTTTAATTATTTTACAATAAACTACAGGACTTGCAAGACCAGTTGGAAGATATGATGGAAGAAGCTGGTGAAATCCAAGAAGCGTTAGGTCGCAGTTATGGAACCCCAGAGATTGATGAAGATGACTTAGAGGCAGGTGAGTTACTGATTTAGCAAGATCATGACAACGAATTCTTTGTCATTTGGAATCAACACAAATGATTTGCTTGGTGCACTTTAAAACATTTTAGACTTGGTACAAGCCTTGCCCCAAACCTTGAGTAGGGAATTCTAATTGTAGTTTGGTATGATGTCTGAATTGACAAACCATGGATTTTGTTCAGTTGGCAAGCTGAAATAAGGAACCAGTATTTCTAGTGGGTTTGCAGATTGTACTAGCTACAGATTGAACCTTAAGAGCCTGCAGAAGTGTTCTGCTTGTAGAATGAAATGTCCCTGCATTCCTGTTACAGTTCCCTGTGCCTCTTGAAAAGTAATTCCTGAGGGACCTTCCAGAGCAATAGTTGATGCATGAGGGATTGATGGAAATCTCAGATCTGTTTTCTGTTCACAGGAGTGCACTGTTGGGTCCAAGTGATGGGTTGACTGGAAGGGCAAATCATAGTTACAATCATCACTCTATCTTTAGAAGCTGTTGCACCATACAGACAGCATGGACCTTCTGCAGCTTGGTTGctagaaaatgaaagcacaagtAGCCATGACTTGCCTCCTGAAACTCAAGCCGTGGTTTGGGTTCTAAACTATGGGAATTACAAGCCAAGGTTTCGTGTGATACCTGAATTGGAATTTTCTTAGTGACTAAAGGTCATATTGGAAATACTTGCCATCTTGTATTTCAGCTTCATTGTTGCaagcaaagaataaaaatatactCTGACTAAAATATTATGTATTTAAGAAAAAGGGCTTTCTTTAAGTTATTTTTCTTTAAGAGCTTTGAATTATGTCTTCCAAGTAATAGATAAAgcttattttaattattataatGTTAAGAGCCATTTTGGAGAAGTTATATTGATTGATTAAAATAAGCTGTAAGGTAGTTATCAATGTTTTCAGCAATATTAATTTCATAAGTACTTGTAGTATTCCCAAATGCTCATTTATATTTATGTGAAATTTACCATGTGTTGGATAAATTCACCTGTTACCTGTTGATAATTGAGCGTAATAAAGACATTTTGTGTCCTAACTATTTTAGAATTGGAGGCACTTGGTGATGAACTTCTCGCTGATGAGGATAGCTCCTACCTGGATGAAGCTGCATCTGTTCCATCAATTCCAGAAGGCACACCAACGGAAGCAAAAAACAAAGTgagtttctctttcttttctccaACCCACGTACAATGCATGGTGATGGAACCTTCACTTAAACAACAGCAGATAGAATATCTATTGGAAATATAATAATTCCCTCATCCTAGGTGTGAGTTTGTGTTGCCTTCAGTAGGAGAGCAGCTTTTATTAAAATGTCTATCTTTTCCTCACACTTCTATGTGGAAATCAGAAATTTTGCATGGTCAGCTTCAAACTTCACTTTGGTTATAGATCATTTTGTCTGTGGTGTTCTTTTGCTAAGTGTTGCTAGAAAGTTTCTCCTTTCATATCACCTTTGCAAAGCAAGCATATTGTCAATAATTATGTATTTAGTAAGCCTCTTTGAATAAGTGGTAAGACAGTTGATAGATAAATGAAGTGTTGGTATAGTTGCTTTGCTGTCTGCACCATCTCAGGACTGAGCAATAAGAGTAGCTTCCACTGATTGATGTTTGCTATACTTTTTAATAGttgaggaagaggagaaactGTTGCCACTGAACTCTGTGTTTACTCTCTTGCAGGATGGTGTACTGGTGGATGAATTCGGACTGCCACAGATCCCTGCCACATAACTTCTTGAATTCACTGGAAATGCTGTTTTTCATCTTACAACTACTTAACAAAAACAGTTGAGATAGCGGTGTTCATGGCTTTCCAGAACCACTCAATTTCACTACATTATAGAATGTCCAGTGGATGACAAGTGATGATCCTCctttaaagacatttttttaCTAGCTTTCATATTAACAGCAAGAAATTGACACTACTCTCTTTCCAGTGGGATTCATTGAAAGTTCTACATGTTGACTTAATTGCTCTTGTAGAAGTATTGTATGAAAAATGTTTGGGGCTATTTATTTGGGGCAAATTTTCTTTGATTTGTATTTCTCTTGGGGAAACAAAAGGCAGTTGTGGGTATCATCTTAAAATAACATTATTGTAGTTTCCTTGATCATGAAGTTGTACATTTTATAAAGTTACTTACTTTTTGACTCTAatactactaatactaatataTTTACTTTTCCTGTAGTGATAACACATGCAAAGGAGATTGCCTTGTATAATCCATTTTGAATTAAAATGTATACCATGTAGAGGGTATCTTGATCCTCTTGtgtgtgactttaaaaaaaaaaagcaaaaaaaccatTTGTCTCTGTTACTGTCAAATTCATATATGTCAAACTCCTAACATATTTGGCCTTCAGTGGGTATAGATGAATATGAACCCACATGTGGAGATGAAAGGAACTGCAAACTCCTTTAAGTCTCCTAATTAAGTCTCTTAATTTcaaaaaatctccaggatttcatCATTTTCAATTACTGTTATTTGAAGGACATAAACCTTTAGTCAGTGCTGCTAGTCTTATGGGAGAGCTACTTTGAGGAGGGAATAATGGGGCCAGCCCCTTGAAGCAGAGTGCCAGCAAGTTCCATTGCCAGAGGCAGCACTCCTTCCATATTCTATCTAAAAATGCGGATTGCAAGCTAACTCAAGGCAATTAATGATTTGGCCTGAAACATCCTTCAAAGGTTTTAGACCAAAACGTTTCCagtaatatgggggggggggagagaattgacTTAGGTTTAAATCTTCATGCTGTGTTGACACAGAACTTGAATTAAAAACATTATTAATACTATCTGTGCTCAAGAAAGAAATTAAATAGAAAGTGAAGGAGGCAAtttatatcttttaaaaaaatgagaataTGCATTATAATGTTGGGATGAGTTAAAGCTGTAATCATAATTATATTTCATTTGGAAATCTATACTGCTTCAGTTTCTCCTACAACAAATGCAACTTCTGTTCTGGtaaaaacatttttcatttcCCTGGTTAAATGCTTAGAGATAGATATGGATGTATAATTAAATGTAAGTTTAGTTAAATACAGAATGCTTGTTGAGACTATAGAATAGGGATGTAaaacataagacccacaggcTAGATAtgggcctgtggaagctctttatttgggcTCTTCTAGTTCCACCATCAGCTGCTTGGGGGAGCAGTCAACAGGCATGCTGCCCTTTCTGCTGAGTTGTCATTTTGCAAAGCACCTATCAGCTGTGGAGCTGAAAATTGTCagcaaaagcagtgctgctgaaagggtggccaatGTGATAACTAGGCTCTCCTATAGccttaaaatatgatcaaaatttgcatattacATTGATAAAgtacttctgtcatttgcagctaatgagttcctaaggtcatctcctgcttaatgatatcagttCCAGCATAATgacatttctggccctcagcagacaccatgaatgctattcagcctgctgtatgaaacaattGCTATAGAACCTTGTAGGTCTCTGTTTACTACTCAGAGATCAGCAATTTTTAACTAAATCTCATGCTAGTGTAAGTAGAAGACCTTTTTTAACCTAAGACAGACTTAATCATGAATAAGAGAGTAGAGTAGGCTGCATACTTACTCCTGCCACTCCAGTCCAATCAACTGTCTCCCCCTTCTGTTTTTCAGTGTAATTGCAGCATGAttaacaagccacattgaaaccATGCATAGTCAATACACATCAGACCATATACTTTTAGTATCTGGTTTCAAAGGGAGAGTCATGGGTTTTTTTGGTGCACATGTTATTTAGATACATGCTTAAGAATAGTAAGGAGTGGGAATCGCCTAAGTGCATGTGCATCTGTTCTTTAGTGGCAAAAAATACAGGGTCTCCGATCATACTGTTACATACTCTGAGTGGAGGGGAAAATTCTGCTAGTCACATCTTTTTCCTCATTACCTTCTGATACGAAAACTGTAATCTAGTTCAGTGCTACTGAAACAATATGATGTGGTGGAccaacatttttttcctgaactTGCCATGAACCCGTATTTACCCGTACTACTTTGTGCCATATTATTACTAGTGTTTTGTTCCTGGAAATGTACCCTGGACCAGCAGCCAGTGGCTTGCAGACCAGCCCTAGTCTGCATACTGCCACTTTTGAGTAGCACTGGCCTAGTTAATGATTGCACAGAAGGAAGAACTGAAGTATACAATAATCTGTTTGAGCCTAGCCATGTTACATGCTTTTCCTTCACCTTTTTAATGTAACAAGGATTCACTACATCTTCCTTCACAAATGGGGTGGAAATGGTTCTTCCCAAATGCGGTTTTGTGGATTCTGGCCTGCTACTTGTGACCCTTTGTAGATCCATTTATTTGTGTTTAACAGTAGCTTTAAAGCTCCCAGGGTCCCCTAGAAGTTTTAACAGGTTGTTTGCAATGACAAAGTAACTGAAAGCCAGCTTCCCTGATAGTCTACTATTGATCTCTCCCTGTGAGAGTGTGTGTTTTCAGACAGTGTGTGATATAACGCAGGTCAGtgattttctgctttttttcatctcacagcacactgcccTAAAATGGTCAAGTACACCATTTTTTTAACCATTGAAGGCAAACCACACTGCCAAttaggggctcatatcccccagtggccctactactaaatgaccctcccccaaactaacATGCACACCTGTGCACCAGTGGCCATGACCTGCTTGTTGACAATTGCTGGTGTAGGAGTCTCCTGAGTGAATTGTGTGCCCTAGAATCACGTCAGGGGTGTTGCAGCAGATACACAATGATTCTGAAGCAGACAAATGAATGATTAGTTTCCTGACTTTAGAAAGAGAGGATCCTGTACAATAACCATATGGGACCTGACACGTTGGAGTTGCTCCCTGAACCAGTCTTCCTTTTACTTGCTCCCTTCCTGTTTCTGACCTGCAGAAGTGTTATTAGTGAAGCTTTATAATTAGCAATATAATGAGTGAAGCTGGAGATGTGAGTGGGGAAAAAATCACCTCCTACATGGCAGGTAGCTGTGAAGAGGGCAAAAAGCCTTGTGTAGAGTGGCACCTGCATAGGCTCACCTATGGCAGAGCCCCTTTAGGGCTGTACtggtatgcacactttcctgggagtaagccccattgactctaatgggacctgcttctgagtagtcatggctaggcttgtgcccttCGTTAataacttggagcccaatcctaggcatgtctactcagaagtaagtcccattagagtcaatggggcttactcccaggaaagtgtggctaggattgggctgttagaccccAGTCCAGGGGCTGAAGTGTTCCTGGTGCAGAGGGGGAAGCTGCGCTCCCTCGAGTCCTCGGTGCAGGCGGGGCGAGGGCTTGTGCTTCCCAGGTCCTAGGCGGGGACCCCGCCCGCCAGGGCCTTTCTGCCCACGGAGGGGGCCTCTGTCCCTGAGGACCGGCGGGCGCGCTGGAAGCAGCCGCCCTCGTCCCCGCCCCTCGTTCTCGGGCTCCTGCCGGCTTCCGGCCCGGGAGGAAGCgccgctgccaggcagcaggcagACTCGGAGGCGGCTCCTCGAACGGAGAGGATGGCGGTGCCCGGCGGGAGCTCGGCCCTGACGGTGACGGTCACCTACGGTAAGGGCTGGAGCGGCCGCAGGCAGGGCGGGCGGGTGAACGAGGCCCCTCCCTGGGCGGCGACACCTCCGGGCAGGCTGGACCTTGCGCCAGGAGGGGCCGAGGGCGCAGGCAGGAGCAAGCGGcgagaggtggagggagggtccGGCAGGCACTGCCCGGCCTGCGCCAGGAGCATGCCCCTCTGCTGCACCCGCTGTCGCCCGTCTCCCTCCGTGCGCGAGAGGCCAGGCTGAGCTGAGCGCCCCCTCCTCAGTCGCCCTGCCTGCGCGCCGCTTCGAGGGGGAAGGCTGCTGAGGCCCTGGAGGTGCGAGTGCGCGTGGATTTCCTAGGAGCGGGGCGGTCTCGTCGCCTCCTTCCCAGTCCCCAGGTGTAGGCGAGAgggcctctgagcacgtgcagagtgagAGCCAAGGagcctgagctgtgaatcaggaacgCGGCCTTAAGCAACCTTACTCTTGGGGAGCCTTCGCGCTCCGGAAATCAGCGTGCACCACCCGCACACGCCCCACAATCAGCTTCTGGTTGTGGGGGAAGAAGCACCGctgtgggtgctctgcccccctccagctacgccaccggggaGACCCACAGTTCTTcccggtggcgtagccggaggggggcggagcacccagagCGGGCAAGCGGCTGctgccttcggagccattcccagtcaGGGGGTACGGGAATGGTTCCAAAGGCaggggtgctccgcccccctccagctactccacCGGGAAGAACTGTGGGTCTTGGATTCTGCAGGAATAATACCAGGGCTCAAATTAATGTGTGATGCCTCCAGCCCACTGTTTATTTGAAAGGTTGTATGGAAATACGGTAACTTAAAATAAGGAGAAGCACACTGTATTTAACCATCAGGGAAACAGGAAAGGAAGCAGGGAGAACATTATGAACAGCTACACAATATTGAAGGTACAAAACACAGAATAAGAGAGAGCTCTCAGATGAGATAAGTAGCACATCTTTTAGACTTGACCGGTGTTTCAGAGCTCAGTCTACTTTTTCTGAATGAATGTTATTTCTCTCCTCTCCATTACCATCCCCGAATATTTCCCCCGCTCAGATTTCCTCTTCTTGCTCTCCACACAAACCCTTCTTGTCCAGAATCTAGTCCTGCTTCTCCTTTCTTCAGGAACTCTCTTTTGACAACCTCCCCATAGTAGCTCCAAAGAATTGTCTCTGGTGTCCAATAGAAAACATCAAATATCCAATGCAGGGGGTTAAACCCACTCCATAAAGCTATTATGAGAATAATACAGAGTAAGTATAGTAATGATAAGACAGTACTCAGAGAATTCCcttgagggctggggataagaataggccttcagtttggctgtacttgtcgtaagaggcgactgaacagccaccgggtagatgggactcattagcctgggaaggcagctcatctgagagaaggaaaactctgatctcaaacctccgctgccttgcggctacatccagttaaggaaaaggcttcaggagtcaaccctgaggcaaaatccggagccggagtccctgaggcagttcatggctgaacacagtcacgttctggcaactcctgcgacgtcgctggaaccaaccgtattggcttctgcctttccattggaccatttcagcgacatggagaggggggatttgctgcgtgggtaacagtctatcctccatatctactttacccaggctttgcgcactggagaggacactctgttccagaacactgttcagagtgcgataccatattcttccgagactgaaggatgccaacaacagagaaATCCTGTAATTTTTATTGAGAGAATATGTGAAGAATTTTGAATGCCAACAATACTTCTGATATAGACTGACTACTGGGGTGGTGGGACCAACATGGCTCTATGGGGCTTAGTAATAGCATCTGGCTAAAGGATGTAATTCCCCCTGACAAAAGGGGGAGGAAGGCAAAAGGATCCAGCCAGAGGCTCTAGCATCGGATTAGAGGCCTTTGTGGTCAGCCCAACTTCATACTGAGCTTCTACCATACAGAAACTTTCCTGTCACTTTGTCTCCCCTGCCAGTTAAGCTTCACTTGCTCAGTTACTGCATGTCAGGTTGCCATTGGAGGCACAGAAGCAGGACCAATGAAAAAGGTGGTGATCTAATGCAgttattatttaaaatacttgtaTTCCCTACTTCATAGCCCTAAGAGGCTCTCAAAGCAGCATTTAAAGATGTTCATAATAAAGTCATAGTAAGTCAAAGACAGAAATAATAGTATCTACATAGTGCATGAATTGTT is a window of Tiliqua scincoides isolate rTilSci1 chromosome 5, rTilSci1.hap2, whole genome shotgun sequence DNA encoding:
- the CHMP5 gene encoding charged multivesicular body protein 5; its protein translation is MNRFFGKSKPKAPPPNLTDCIGTVDGRAESIDKKISRLDAELVKYKDQMKKMREGPAKNMVKQKALRVLKQKRMYENQRDNLAQQSFNMEQANYTIQSLKDTKTTVDAMKLGVKEMKKAYKQVKIDQIEDLQDQLEDMMEEAGEIQEALGRSYGTPEIDEDDLEAELEALGDELLADEDSSYLDEAASVPSIPEGTPTEAKNKDGVLVDEFGLPQIPAT